GTACGGCTCATTGCGCTCAGTGCGCGTCACTGATACCGTGTTGAGCAGAATCTCATTGATGCGGGCGTAGCGGGCAATGGTTTCTTGTGCCTGGCGAGCAGTGGGCTCGAAACCATATTGTTCCACCAACTCCTGCACGTATTGGCACTGATCAGGCGTCAGAAAGCTGATGTGCCGGAACTGGTGCGCGTAGTGCAACGCCAAATAATCGTTGTGCAGATTGAAGTAATACCGAATCTGCCGGATCATGGGCAACAGTTCCTCCGCGGGCTCATAGAAGCTCACCGTGGGTGCATCGAGGTGTTGCGCCATGACAATCTTCAGCGCGGCCACACCAATGCCCTTGCGGGCGTTCATAGGAATGACGGGAACACCTAGCTCCTGCTGCAACTCCGCAATATCAATTTGGACGCCGTGCTGCTCAGCTACGTCCATCATGTTGAGAGCCAGCACAGCTGGCAAGCCCAAATCGGCGAGTTGCGTGAACAGCAACAAGTTACGCCGCAGGTTGGAAGCATCTACCGTGACCACTACGAAATCGGGATACTGCGCCGATTCGCGGTCGTAAAGCAAGTCGGTGATAACCTTCTCGTCCAGGCTCTTCGGGTACAAAGAATACGTACCTGGCAAGTCGATGATTTCAGCGCGGTGCTGGGGCGTGAGTTGGCTAATACCGGTTTTGCGGTCAACCGTTACGCCGGGAAAGTTGCCGACCTTTTGATTCAGGCCCGTAAGCTGATTGAACAGCGAAGACTTACCCGAGTTTGGATTACCTACTAAGGCAATACGCGTCAGCTCTCTGCGGGCGTGAGGCGTATGTATAGTGTCAACGCCTAGAGCGACGGCCGCCGGAGCGGATTCTGTATGTATAGTTGCCAGGCGAGCCATCCGCGCCGGTTAGTTTTTCAATAAAATGGTAGCCGCTTCGCTCACTCGTAGCGAGAGCGTATAATCTTCGTCGCCGAGTACCAGCGTGATGGGGCACCCCAACGGAGCGCGGCTATTCAGGCGCACCTGCGTGCCCGGAATGCAGCCCATCTCCAACAGCTTCAACGCCATCTCGGGGTCTTGCAGGCAGCAAATCGTCGCGCTCTCGCCCAGACGAAGGTCTTTCACACTACGTTGGGTCGTAGCGGCAGCGGTAGTAGAACGGATGGCCACAGGCAGGATCGGTTATTTAGACAGGATTCAAACAAAGGTACGCCCCATTTAGGTTTCGGCCAAAAGA
The window above is part of the Hymenobacter radiodurans genome. Proteins encoded here:
- a CDS encoding FeoA family protein produces the protein MAIRSTTAAATTQRSVKDLRLGESATICCLQDPEMALKLLEMGCIPGTQVRLNSRAPLGCPITLVLGDEDYTLSLRVSEAATILLKN